The proteins below come from a single Ruegeria sp. THAF33 genomic window:
- the betB gene encoding betaine-aldehyde dehydrogenase → MKFQPRASHFIDGEYVEDTNGAAIEVIYPATGEVIARLHSATPAIVEKALNSAKNAQAAWAALSGTERGRILRRASDIMRERNYDLSVLETHDTGKPFQETTVADATSGADALEYFGGLAASLTGEHIPLGGGDFVYTIREALGVCVGIGAWNYPTQIACWKGAPALACGNTMVFKPSETTPLSALKVAEILVEAGAPKGVYNVIQGYGDVGASLVSDPRVAKVSLTGSVPTGRKVYAAAADGMKHVTMELGGKSPMIVFDDADIENAVSGAILGNFYSSGQVCSNGTRVFVQKGIKEAFLKRLSERLDHAKIGDPMDEDVSFGPMVSENQMNITLGYIEKGKAEGARLVYGGERIERDGYFVQPTVFADVTDNMTIAREEIFGPVMSVLDFETEEEVMARANDTEFGLAAGVFTNDLTRAHRIVAGFEAGTCYINTYNLAPVEAPFGGSKMSGVGRENSKLAINHFSEMKTVYVSMNDVEAPY, encoded by the coding sequence ATGAAGTTTCAGCCCCGGGCCAGCCATTTCATTGATGGCGAATATGTCGAAGATACAAACGGCGCGGCCATCGAAGTGATCTATCCCGCTACAGGCGAAGTGATTGCACGGTTGCATTCAGCGACGCCGGCGATCGTGGAAAAGGCTCTAAACAGCGCAAAAAACGCTCAGGCAGCATGGGCGGCCCTGTCCGGGACGGAACGTGGCCGCATCCTGCGCCGCGCCTCTGATATCATGCGCGAACGCAACTACGACCTGTCCGTTCTGGAAACCCATGATACCGGCAAGCCGTTTCAGGAAACCACAGTTGCCGATGCCACCTCGGGGGCCGATGCGCTGGAGTATTTTGGTGGATTGGCAGCCTCTCTGACTGGCGAGCATATTCCGCTGGGCGGGGGGGATTTCGTCTATACCATCCGCGAGGCGCTGGGCGTGTGCGTCGGGATCGGCGCCTGGAATTACCCCACGCAGATCGCCTGCTGGAAAGGTGCACCTGCACTGGCCTGCGGCAACACGATGGTATTCAAACCTTCGGAAACCACGCCCCTTTCGGCATTGAAAGTGGCCGAAATTCTTGTCGAGGCCGGAGCGCCCAAGGGTGTCTACAACGTGATCCAGGGATACGGTGATGTCGGTGCTTCGCTGGTCTCTGATCCGCGCGTGGCCAAGGTCTCTTTGACAGGTTCTGTGCCGACGGGCCGCAAGGTCTATGCTGCTGCTGCGGATGGCATGAAGCATGTGACCATGGAACTTGGCGGCAAATCCCCGATGATCGTCTTTGACGATGCCGACATCGAAAATGCTGTTTCAGGTGCGATCCTGGGCAATTTCTACTCTTCGGGCCAGGTTTGTTCCAATGGCACCCGCGTCTTCGTTCAGAAAGGTATCAAAGAGGCATTCCTGAAACGTCTGTCAGAACGTCTGGATCACGCGAAAATCGGCGATCCAATGGACGAGGACGTCAGCTTTGGCCCGATGGTCAGCGAGAACCAGATGAACATCACCCTGGGCTATATCGAAAAGGGCAAAGCCGAAGGCGCAAGACTGGTTTATGGCGGTGAACGGATCGAAAGAGACGGCTATTTTGTGCAACCCACGGTTTTTGCTGACGTCACGGACAACATGACCATCGCGCGCGAGGAAATCTTTGGCCCCGTCATGTCGGTGCTGGATTTCGAGACCGAAGAAGAGGTGATGGCCCGCGCCAATGACACCGAGTTCGGTCTGGCCGCAGGTGTCTTCACGAATGATCTGACCAGGGCGCATCGAATCGTGGCCGGATTCGAAGCTGGCACTTGCTATATCAACACCTACAACCTTGCCCCGGTTGAAGCGCCGTTTGGTGGATCGAAGATGTCCGGTGTCGGGCGCGAGAACTCGAAACTGGCGATCAATCACTTCTCGGAAATGAAAACCGTCTATGTCTCGATGAATGATGTTGAGGCTCCGTACTGA
- a CDS encoding potassium channel family protein, translated as MHRKPTTLDEWKSTLIAALGLVLASFLAWYGLSRLSEAAAGDTIGTVASIGLLIWLVSQSWYYMTQVKSPRRLLFLMGVSFIQVVPFLFAAVYGAFGYNDHCVIGAQGPGDILYFSYVTFTTVGYGDMSPTGLCRGLAVSEAVTGYILLGMFVAAAVSLYARNHNPDRP; from the coding sequence ATGCACCGCAAACCCACGACATTGGACGAATGGAAATCGACCCTGATTGCGGCACTGGGGCTGGTCCTTGCTAGCTTCCTGGCTTGGTATGGCCTGTCCCGCCTGAGCGAGGCGGCTGCGGGCGATACGATTGGCACAGTCGCCTCAATCGGGCTGTTGATCTGGCTGGTGTCACAGTCCTGGTATTACATGACACAGGTGAAATCGCCCCGCAGGCTTTTGTTTCTGATGGGTGTTTCGTTCATACAGGTTGTTCCATTCCTGTTCGCCGCAGTTTACGGGGCCTTTGGGTATAACGACCACTGTGTCATTGGTGCGCAGGGTCCGGGGGATATCCTGTATTTTTCCTATGTCACCTTTACCACAGTCGGATATGGCGACATGTCCCCGACCGGTCTGTGCCGTGGGCTCGCCGTGTCCGAGGCCGTAACAGGCTATATCCTACTGGGTATGTTTGTTGCCGCAGCAGTTTCGCTTTATGCCCGCAACCACAATCCGGATAGACCCTAA
- a CDS encoding rhodanese-related sulfurtransferase gives MYTIAALYHFTRFADPAALRNPLLDLCRAQSVTGTLLLAQEGINGTIAGPRAGIDAVLSHVRSLPGCADLEWKEATSDHPPFGKMKVRLKKEIVTMGQPDVDPRARVGNYVDPQEWNDLIHSDDVVLIDTRNDYEVAIGTFEGAIDPETASFRDFPAWWEQNKDRFHNKRVAMFCTGGIRCEKSTNYLLGQGVEDVYHLKGGILRYLEEIPAEDSSWQGECFVFDNRVSVGHGLVEGPHKLCHGCRRPILPEDMKRPEYEHGVSCHQCIDETSDADKMRFRERQKQILLARERGEAHLRQD, from the coding sequence ATGTACACAATCGCTGCCCTCTATCACTTTACACGTTTCGCGGACCCGGCCGCGTTGCGCAACCCCTTGCTGGACCTGTGCCGCGCGCAGTCTGTCACAGGTACGCTGCTGCTTGCCCAGGAAGGGATCAACGGCACGATCGCCGGCCCGCGGGCCGGAATTGACGCCGTGCTGTCACATGTCCGATCCTTGCCCGGTTGCGCTGATCTGGAGTGGAAAGAAGCGACCTCGGACCACCCGCCTTTCGGCAAGATGAAGGTGCGGTTGAAGAAAGAGATCGTGACCATGGGCCAGCCCGACGTGGACCCGCGCGCCCGCGTCGGCAACTATGTCGACCCGCAGGAGTGGAATGACCTGATCCACTCTGACGATGTGGTTTTGATCGACACGCGAAACGATTACGAAGTGGCAATCGGGACGTTTGAAGGGGCAATAGACCCTGAAACGGCCAGTTTCCGCGATTTCCCTGCATGGTGGGAACAGAACAAGGACCGCTTTCACAACAAGCGGGTCGCCATGTTCTGCACGGGCGGCATCCGTTGCGAGAAATCCACCAACTACCTGTTGGGGCAGGGGGTCGAGGATGTCTATCACCTCAAAGGCGGTATCCTGCGGTATCTTGAGGAAATCCCTGCTGAAGACAGTTCCTGGCAGGGTGAATGCTTTGTGTTCGACAATCGCGTTTCGGTTGGCCACGGTCTTGTTGAAGGGCCGCACAAGCTTTGTCATGGCTGCCGGCGTCCAATCCTGCCCGAGGATATGAAGCGCCCGGAATACGAGCATGGCGTTTCATGCCATCAATGCATCGATGAGACGTCCGATGCTGACAAAATGCGCTTTCGCGAGCGGCAAAAGCAGATCCTGCTGGCGCGGGAACGGGGTGAGGCGCATTTGCGGCAGGATTGA
- the pncA gene encoding bifunctional nicotinamidase/pyrazinamidase, protein MTHALLVIDVQNDFCPGGALAVVEGDEIVAQINAMMDEFDAVILTQDWHPAGHSSFASSHDGKNPFDLVDMPYGPQVLWPDHCVQGTRGAGFHPELRTDGDLILRKGFRSAIDSYSAFFENDHQTPTGLKGYLDTRGIDRLTLVGLATDYCVRYSAVDAARLGFDVTVRMGACRAIDMDGSLAAAEQAMRDAGVLLT, encoded by the coding sequence ATGACCCATGCCCTGCTCGTGATCGATGTCCAGAACGACTTCTGCCCAGGCGGGGCACTGGCCGTGGTAGAAGGGGACGAGATCGTCGCACAGATAAACGCCATGATGGATGAATTCGATGCCGTGATCCTGACTCAGGACTGGCATCCAGCGGGGCATTCTTCTTTTGCCAGTTCCCACGATGGCAAAAACCCGTTCGACCTGGTCGACATGCCCTATGGCCCACAGGTTCTGTGGCCCGACCACTGCGTGCAGGGCACGCGCGGCGCCGGGTTTCATCCCGAATTGCGCACGGATGGCGACCTGATCCTTCGCAAGGGGTTCCGCAGTGCCATCGACAGCTATTCCGCATTCTTCGAGAATGACCACCAGACACCGACAGGCCTGAAAGGCTATTTGGATACACGCGGCATCGACCGTTTGACCCTTGTGGGATTGGCCACCGATTACTGCGTGCGTTATTCTGCGGTAGATGCCGCCAGGTTGGGTTTCGACGTCACGGTTCGCATGGGTGCCTGTCGCGCGATTGACATGGACGGTTCGCTGGCAGCCGCCGAACAGGCGATGCGGGATGCCGGCGTCCTATTGACCTAA
- the pncB gene encoding nicotinate phosphoribosyltransferase, with protein MVDIATRVYNHKWKIDPIVRSLIDTDFYKLLMCQSVFRNKPQTDVVFSLINRSNHVPLARLIDEGELREQLDHIRSLSLSRGESTWLRGNMFYGKRQMFRSDFMEWFENLRLPPYHLERKGDQFELTFEGKWHEVMLWEIPALAVLMELRSRAVLNDMRRFELQVLYARAMTRVWEKIEKLSSINGLGIADFGTRRRHSFLWQDWCVQAMIEGLGASFTGTSNCLIAMRREVEAIGTNAHELPMVYSALADTDEALAQAPYDVLSDWHDEHDGNLRIILPDTYGTKGFLDNAPDWLAGWTGIRIDSGDPAAAAEVAIDWWNARGEDPTGKRIIFSDGLDVEKIQELHAQFAGRANISFGWGTLLTNDFRGLVPNDALAPFSLVCKAVSANGRPTVKLSDNPEKAMGPEDQIERYKRVFGVGAQKAIEVIV; from the coding sequence ATGGTCGACATCGCGACCCGCGTCTACAATCACAAATGGAAGATTGACCCGATTGTACGGTCTTTGATCGATACTGATTTCTACAAACTGCTGATGTGCCAGTCAGTGTTTCGAAACAAGCCTCAAACAGATGTCGTTTTTTCGTTGATCAACCGGTCGAATCACGTACCTCTGGCGCGTTTGATCGATGAGGGAGAGCTGCGGGAACAGCTGGATCACATCCGCTCTCTCAGCCTCAGCCGTGGGGAAAGCACCTGGCTGCGCGGCAACATGTTCTACGGAAAACGGCAGATGTTCCGCTCGGACTTCATGGAGTGGTTCGAGAATTTGCGCCTGCCGCCCTATCACCTTGAACGCAAAGGTGACCAATTTGAACTGACCTTTGAAGGCAAGTGGCACGAGGTCATGCTGTGGGAAATTCCCGCGCTGGCGGTGTTGATGGAGCTGCGCTCGCGCGCGGTGCTTAACGATATGCGCCGGTTCGAATTGCAGGTGCTTTACGCCCGCGCGATGACCCGGGTTTGGGAAAAGATCGAAAAGTTGAGCTCGATAAACGGGCTTGGGATCGCGGATTTCGGCACCAGACGGCGGCATTCCTTCCTGTGGCAGGATTGGTGCGTGCAGGCGATGATCGAAGGGCTGGGCGCATCCTTTACCGGAACTTCGAACTGCCTGATCGCCATGCGACGCGAAGTCGAGGCCATCGGCACCAATGCGCATGAACTGCCCATGGTCTATTCCGCGCTGGCCGATACGGATGAAGCGTTGGCGCAGGCGCCTTATGACGTGCTCAGCGACTGGCATGACGAACATGACGGCAACCTGCGCATCATCCTGCCCGACACCTATGGCACCAAGGGGTTTCTGGACAATGCTCCTGACTGGTTGGCGGGATGGACCGGCATTCGCATCGACAGCGGAGACCCGGCAGCAGCGGCCGAGGTCGCAATAGACTGGTGGAACGCACGCGGCGAAGACCCGACAGGGAAACGGATCATCTTCTCTGATGGTCTGGATGTCGAGAAAATTCAGGAATTGCATGCCCAGTTCGCGGGCCGCGCCAATATTTCCTTCGGTTGGGGAACCTTGCTGACCAACGATTTTCGCGGACTCGTCCCCAATGACGCGCTGGCGCCGTTCTCATTGGTCTGCAAAGCGGTATCCGCCAATGGCCGCCCGACGGTCAAACTGTCGGACAACCCGGAAAAGGCTATGGGTCCGGAGGACCAGATCGAACGCTACAAGCGGGTGTTCGGCGTCGGAGCGCAAAAGGCGATCGAGGTGATCGTCTGA